TTACGTCTAGTCTCTTTTCTTGTTCGTACAACCACTGCTTTTTTTACCTCACCTTTTTTAACGTTACCACCTGGTATTGCTGTTTTAACAGACACTACAATAACATCACCTACCCCAGCGTATCTACGTTCATGTCCACCTAATATTCTAATACATCTAACTCTTCTTGCACCAGAATTATCAGCTACAACTAAATCACTTTCTTCTTGTATCATTTTATATAATAAATTTAAATTTTACTATGAAATTATAGAATAAAAACTGGAAGGTATATCCTTATTTAACTTTTTCAATTACAGCATCTAAAATCCATCTTTTGTTAGCACTTAAAGGTCTAGTTTCAATTATTCTTACAGTATCTCCAATTGAACAAATATTGTTTTCATCATGAGCCATAAACTTTTTTGATTGTTTCAAGTATTTATGATACAAAGGATGTTTTACTTTACGTTCTACTCTAACAACAATTGATTTTTGCATTTTATTAGATACAACTAATCCCTGCCTAACTTTACGATTAGAACTTATTGACTTTTCTGTTGTAGAGTTTTCTGTTGTGTTTATTATTTCTGACATAATATATTCCTTATAATAATTTAAAATAATTATTTCTGTAATTCACGTTCACGTAAAATAGTTTTCATTCTAGCCATATCGCGACGAACTGTACGAATAGTAGCATGACTTTCAAGTTGACCTAAAGTTTTTTTAAAACTCATTGTAACTAAATCAGTTTCATTTTTTTTAATTTGACTAACTATTTCATTAGTACTTAAATCTCTAATATCTTTTGATTTTGTCTGTTTCATCTATAATTAGTTAGTAATATAATTTATACTAAATCAACTCTTTTAACAACCTTTGTTCTTATAGGTAACTTATGACTTGCTAATCTTAAAGCTTCTAATGCAATGTCTGGAGAAACTCCATCAATTTCAAACATTATTCTGCCTGGCTTAACTACTGCTACCCAGAATTCAGGTGATCCTTTACCGGAACCTTGTCTTGTTTCTGCTGGTTTTTTAGTTATTGGTTTATCTGGAAATATCCTTATCCAAATTTTTCCATCACGTTTCATCTGACGATTTATAGCAATACGTGCTGACTCTATTTGTCTACTTGTTATCCATGCATCTTCCATTGCTTTTAAACCATATGATCCAAAAGCTACTGTTGCTCCACGATAAGATTTTCCAGATCTTCTCCCACGTTGGGTTTTACGATATTTTACTCTTTTTGGTAAAAGCATTTTTCAAAAATTTTCTAAAATTGAAACTAAATTAATCTAAGAATTTACACAACTAATCATTCTGATTCCCAATAACTTCTCCTTTACAAATCCAAACTTTAACACCTATAATTCCTTGTTTTGTTAGTGCAGTCGCGTAACCGTAATCTATATCTGCTCTTAAAGTATGCAATGGAATTCTACCCTCTTTATAACTATCTGTGCGAGCCATTTCAGCTCCACCTAATCTTCCATTCAAAATTATCTTGATCCCTTCAGCACCCATCCTCATTGTTGAAGCAATTGATTGCTTCATTGCACGCCTAAAAGAAATTCTCCCTTCAAGTTGTTGAGATATGTTTTCTGCAACTAAATAAGCATCAAGTTCAGGTCGTTTAATTTCATGAATTAAAATCTTAACATCTTTTTTGGTAATCTGGTGAAGCTCTTCTTCAAGTTGAGCTATTTCTTTACCAGATCTACCTATTACAACACCAGGACGAGATGTATGCAGCGTTAAACGCATTTGCTTTGCTGTACGTTCAATAACAACTCTGCTAACCCCAGCTTTTTTAAGACGATTCTTAAGGTACTTACGCACCATCATATCTTCAGTTAACTTTTCAGCAAAATTATTTTCATCATACCAATTCGCATCCCATGAGCGAATAATTCCTAATCTAAGTCCAATTGGATGTGTCTTTTGTCCCAAAATATTGTATCAGTTTTTATGTTTAAATTTACTTTGAGCTAACTATTATAGTTATATGATTTGAGCGCTTTCTCATTCTGTAAGCTCTACCTTGAGGAGCAGGTAACATTCTTTTCATTGTAATTCCTTGATTTACAAAAGCTTCTTTAACATATATTCTATCTGCATCAACTTTACCGTTTTCATCTTTATTCATCAAATTTGAAACTGCAGATCTCAAAGTTCTTTCTGCATCTATTGAAGCGTGATTTTGAGTGAATTTCAAAATACTAAGTGCTTCGTTTGCGTTTTTGCCACGTATCAAATCAATAACTAATCTCATTTTTCTTGGAGATGATCTGATATTTCTTGTTAATGCTTTAGCCTCCATTTATTTATACGATGTTCTTTACTTTATTACTATTTAAATTTATTAATTTTACAAGTTCAATAAAAACTATCTCTTATTTCCTGAATGACTTCTAAAAGATCTTGTTGGAGCAAACTCCCCTAATTTATGACCAATCATACCATCAGATACGAAAACTGGTATGAATTTATTTCCATTATGTACTGCAAAAGTATGACCTATAAAATCAGGAGTTATAGTACAAGCTCTAGCCCATGTTTTTAAAACTTTTTTTTGGTTTTGAGCATTTAACTCAGTAATTTTCTTTGCAATGTTATGATCTATATAAGGACCTTTTTTAAGCGATCTAGCCATGTATAATTAATAGATAAAATTATTCTAAAATGTATTATTTATTTGCGTGCCTACTCTTAACTATATACTTATTGTTAAGATTTTTCTTCTTTCTTGTTTTCTGACCCTTTGCATACAATCCCCAAGGAGACCGAGGATGCTGACGTCCACCTCCAGATTTAGAAGCTCCTTCACCACCTCCCATCGGGTGATCTATTGGATTCATTGCCATACCTCTAGTTTGTGGTCTAACACCTTTCCATCTTGTTCTACCTGCTTTTCCCCATGATATATTTTCGTGATCACCATTACTAACCTCTCCAATACATGCATAACAATTGTCACGAATTAATCTTGTTTCCCCAGAAGGTAATCTTAATTGAGTAAAACCAGCATCTCTTGAAGCTACTTGAGCTGAGGAACCTGCAGATCTACACATTTGAGCTCCCTTACCAGGTTTAATCTCTATATTATGAACAAAAGTCCCTAATGGAATTTTTCCAACTAAACAAGCATTTCCTACTTCAAATTCCACATCTGGTCCTGCAACAATTTTAGTCCCTACTTTCAAGCCTTCAGGAGCTATAATATATCTTTTTTCATCATCTGTATATTGAACTAAAGCAATACGAGCTGTACGATTTGGATCATATTCTATTGTTAAAACAACTGCTTCAACTCCAATTTTATTTCTTTTGAAATCAATTACTCGATATCTTCTTTTGTGTCCTCCACCACGATGACGTGAAGTTATTCTACCTGTATTATTTCTTCCTCCATGCTTTTTAATCGGTTCAAGCAAAGACTTTTCAGGTTTTGAAGCAGTAATTTCCTCAAAAGTTGAAGTTGCGTAATACCTTCTAGCAGGTGTATATGGTTTTGAAAAACGGATTCCCATTATTTTATCCTAAATCAGCTTGTTAGTTTACTTATTATTTAAACACTTTCACCTAAAATATCCAAAGTTTGACCCTTTGCAACAGTAATAATTGCTTTTTTTCTCCAATTAGTTTTACCTGAAATGACACCTGCTTTTGTAAAAATAGATTTCTTTTTTGGTTTAACTGTAATTGTATTAACTGATTCCACTTTAACGTTATACATCTCTTCGATAGCCTTTTTAATCTCAATCTTATTTGCAGATGGAACTACTTCAAAAGTATATTTCCCCATCCCATTTAATTTTGTATTTTTTTCAGACAATATTGGTCTTTTTAATACTTTTCTCATCGTTATAATATTTCTGAATTTATGAAAGTTGTTGTTTCAAAGTATCAATTGCACTTTGCTCTATCACTAAAATTTGATTATTTAGTAACTCATATGTAGAGGCGTTACCTGCTTCAGTAATAAGACATTTAGGAACGTTTCTTCCTGAATAATATACATTTTCTGAAGTTTTAGATACTAATATCAGCGATTTTTTTCCTGCAGGATTAATAGCTTTTAAAAAATTAGCAAAATTCTTTGTTTTCTTCTCCTGAAAATTAAGGTCTTGAATTACGATAATTTCATTACTTTTTACCTTTAATGCTAATGCAGATCTGCGAGCAAGTTGACGCATTTTTTTTGGCATATCTTGACGATAATCTCTTGGCTTAGGACCATGTATATTACCACCACCTACCCAAACACCAGAACGATTAGATCCAGCTCTAGCTCCTCCACGACCTTTTTGCTTCCATGGTTTTCTACCACCACCACGAACTTCCCAACGAGCTTTTACTTTACTAGTTCCTTGTCTTTGATTAGCTAAATACATCTTTACTGCTTGGTGCATTACTGCTGTATTTGGTTCAATACCGAAAACTTCTTCTGGTAAATCAATTGAACCTACTACTTTACCAACTATATCTAAAATATTTGTATTCATCTCTTAATTTATTAATTCTTAACTTAATTTAACTCTTGCGCACTTCAACATATGCTTGAGGTGCTCCTGGAATTGATCCTTTAATTACTAAAATATTTTTATCAGAAAGTAACTCAACAACTTCTAGATTACGAACTGTTGTCTTCTTACCACCCATTCTTCCTGCCATTCTAGTTCCTGGAAATACTCTTGAAGGATAACTTGATCCTCCAATTGAACCTGGATGACGTTGTCTATCTGATTGACCGTGAGTTTGCATACCTACACCCCTAAAATGGTGACGTTTCATAACACCTTGAAAACCTCTACCTTTACTATCGCATGTAATATGTACTTTTTCTCCCTTAGAGAAAATGTCACCGACATTTATTACATCGCCTGTTTTGTATGAAGAAATATCAAAAGATCTAACCTCTTTAATTAAATTAGCTAATCCATCTCCTGATTTACTTGCGTGTCCTATATCTGCCTTTGTAGCTCGACTCTCTTTTTTAGTACCAAAACCTAATTGCAATGCTTCATAACCATCGTTAGCAATTGTTTTCACCTGCATTACTTTACATGGACCCAATTCTATTAATGTACAAGGTATGTAAACACCTTGTTCACTATATATACCGGTCATCCCTATTTTTTTTCCTATTAGTGCAGACATTATTTATTTATTTTATTTAAACTTTTTTAATTAAAACCTTTTCTAATTAAAATT
Above is a window of Chlorobiota bacterium DNA encoding:
- the rplN gene encoding 50S ribosomal protein L14 gives rise to the protein MIQEESDLVVADNSGARRVRCIRILGGHERRYAGVGDVIVVSVKTAIPGGNVKKGEVKKAVVVRTRKETRRKDGSYIRFDENAAVLLNANGDPIGTRIFGPVARELREKSYMKIVSLAPEVL
- the rpsC gene encoding 30S ribosomal protein S3, which gives rise to MGQKTHPIGLRLGIIRSWDANWYDENNFAEKLTEDMMVRKYLKNRLKKAGVSRVVIERTAKQMRLTLHTSRPGVVIGRSGKEIAQLEEELHQITKKDVKILIHEIKRPELDAYLVAENISQQLEGRISFRRAMKQSIASTMRMGAEGIKIILNGRLGGAEMARTDSYKEGRIPLHTLRADIDYGYATALTKQGIIGVKVWICKGEVIGNQND
- the rpmC gene encoding 50S ribosomal protein L29; translated protein: MKQTKSKDIRDLSTNEIVSQIKKNETDLVTMSFKKTLGQLESHATIRTVRRDMARMKTILRERELQK
- the rpsS gene encoding 30S ribosomal protein S19, whose amino-acid sequence is MARSLKKGPYIDHNIAKKITELNAQNQKKVLKTWARACTITPDFIGHTFAVHNGNKFIPVFVSDGMIGHKLGEFAPTRSFRSHSGNKR
- the rplD gene encoding 50S ribosomal protein L4; protein product: MNTNILDIVGKVVGSIDLPEEVFGIEPNTAVMHQAVKMYLANQRQGTSKVKARWEVRGGGRKPWKQKGRGGARAGSNRSGVWVGGGNIHGPKPRDYRQDMPKKMRQLARRSALALKVKSNEIIVIQDLNFQEKKTKNFANFLKAINPAGKKSLILVSKTSENVYYSGRNVPKCLITEAGNASTYELLNNQILVIEQSAIDTLKQQLS
- the rplB gene encoding 50S ribosomal protein L2 is translated as MGIRFSKPYTPARRYYATSTFEEITASKPEKSLLEPIKKHGGRNNTGRITSRHRGGGHKRRYRVIDFKRNKIGVEAVVLTIEYDPNRTARIALVQYTDDEKRYIIAPEGLKVGTKIVAGPDVEFEVGNACLVGKIPLGTFVHNIEIKPGKGAQMCRSAGSSAQVASRDAGFTQLRLPSGETRLIRDNCYACIGEVSNGDHENISWGKAGRTRWKGVRPQTRGMAMNPIDHPMGGGEGASKSGGGRQHPRSPWGLYAKGQKTRKKKNLNNKYIVKSRHANK
- the rplV gene encoding 50S ribosomal protein L22; this encodes MEAKALTRNIRSSPRKMRLVIDLIRGKNANEALSILKFTQNHASIDAERTLRSAVSNLMNKDENGKVDADRIYVKEAFVNQGITMKRMLPAPQGRAYRMRKRSNHITIIVSSK
- the rplP gene encoding 50S ribosomal protein L16, which translates into the protein MLLPKRVKYRKTQRGRRSGKSYRGATVAFGSYGLKAMEDAWITSRQIESARIAINRQMKRDGKIWIRIFPDKPITKKPAETRQGSGKGSPEFWVAVVKPGRIMFEIDGVSPDIALEALRLASHKLPIRTKVVKRVDLV
- the rpsQ gene encoding 30S ribosomal protein S17 — encoded protein: MSEIINTTENSTTEKSISSNRKVRQGLVVSNKMQKSIVVRVERKVKHPLYHKYLKQSKKFMAHDENNICSIGDTVRIIETRPLSANKRWILDAVIEKVK
- the rplW gene encoding 50S ribosomal protein L23 codes for the protein MRKVLKRPILSEKNTKLNGMGKYTFEVVPSANKIEIKKAIEEMYNVKVESVNTITVKPKKKSIFTKAGVISGKTNWRKKAIITVAKGQTLDILGESV
- the rplC gene encoding 50S ribosomal protein L3 produces the protein MSALIGKKIGMTGIYSEQGVYIPCTLIELGPCKVMQVKTIANDGYEALQLGFGTKKESRATKADIGHASKSGDGLANLIKEVRSFDISSYKTGDVINVGDIFSKGEKVHITCDSKGRGFQGVMKRHHFRGVGMQTHGQSDRQRHPGSIGGSSYPSRVFPGTRMAGRMGGKKTTVRNLEVVELLSDKNILVIKGSIPGAPQAYVEVRKS